One part of the Lysobacterales bacterium genome encodes these proteins:
- a CDS encoding tetratricopeptide repeat protein produces the protein MSTPQLDAAMNLHRAGRLDEAEQAYRALLPTQPASAGRMLGVLLLQRERWAEGAAVLVPLSKAEPRDAELAVNASLALRRSGQREPAVMAARCATAADPQRLSGWNALGLAALETGELEEALTAFERGLQLAPGHPALSLHRAQTLRRLGRYSEAGPAFAELVNAQPALLEAWRGLAATNAAVGNVDLALECRSRALALQPQDPELRLEHAVAQLLHEQAEAAVRSIEALIADGHGDAQAWAWLGRAQLKCGQREAARAAFAQAQQRDPQDQVVAHFLAALTGELPSEVESDYIRRLFDDFAGHFESTLVGKLGYATPARLAAFIREQAGDAFATVLDLGCGTGLMAVELAAEGRVIDGVDLSTRMLDVARTKGLYRALYAAEVLEFLRGLDQRWDLIVAADVFVYFADLAAVFAAAFERLPPGGGFAFSIERSAGDATELPAETGRYRHAPAALRAQLAACGFVGIAEQQVAIRLEKGEPVAGVLMLATRPG, from the coding sequence CCGCGCCGGGCGCCTCGACGAGGCCGAGCAGGCCTATCGGGCCCTGCTGCCGACCCAGCCGGCCAGCGCCGGGCGAATGCTGGGCGTGCTGCTGCTGCAGCGCGAACGCTGGGCGGAAGGCGCCGCTGTGCTGGTGCCGCTGTCCAAGGCCGAGCCGCGCGACGCCGAGCTGGCGGTGAACGCGTCGCTGGCGCTGCGGCGCAGCGGCCAGCGCGAACCCGCGGTGATGGCGGCGCGCTGCGCGACCGCGGCCGATCCGCAGCGCCTGTCGGGCTGGAACGCGCTGGGGCTCGCTGCGCTGGAAACGGGCGAGCTTGAAGAAGCGCTCACGGCCTTCGAGCGCGGCCTCCAGCTCGCTCCTGGACACCCGGCCTTGTCCCTGCACCGCGCCCAGACCCTGCGTCGGCTGGGCCGCTACAGCGAGGCCGGGCCGGCGTTCGCCGAGCTGGTGAACGCCCAGCCCGCTTTGCTTGAGGCCTGGCGCGGCCTGGCCGCGACCAACGCGGCCGTCGGCAACGTCGATCTTGCGCTTGAATGCCGCAGTCGCGCGCTGGCGCTGCAGCCGCAGGACCCGGAGCTGCGCCTTGAGCACGCGGTCGCCCAGCTGCTGCACGAGCAGGCCGAGGCGGCGGTGCGCTCGATCGAGGCCCTGATTGCGGACGGCCACGGCGATGCCCAGGCCTGGGCCTGGCTGGGCCGCGCGCAGCTCAAGTGCGGCCAGCGCGAGGCCGCCCGCGCGGCTTTCGCGCAGGCGCAGCAGCGCGATCCCCAGGATCAAGTGGTTGCCCACTTTCTGGCGGCGCTCACCGGTGAGCTGCCGAGCGAGGTGGAAAGCGACTACATCCGACGCCTGTTCGACGACTTCGCCGGCCATTTCGAAAGCACCCTCGTCGGCAAACTCGGCTATGCCACGCCGGCGCGGCTCGCGGCGTTCATCCGCGAACAGGCCGGCGATGCCTTCGCGACCGTGCTCGACCTCGGCTGCGGCACCGGCCTGATGGCGGTCGAGCTGGCGGCCGAGGGCCGCGTCATCGATGGCGTTGATCTGTCGACCCGCATGCTCGACGTGGCGCGCACCAAGGGCCTCTACCGCGCGCTCTACGCCGCCGAGGTGCTGGAGTTCCTGCGCGGACTCGATCAGCGCTGGGACCTCATCGTCGCCGCCGACGTGTTCGTCTATTTCGCCGACTTGGCGGCCGTGTTCGCCGCGGCCTTCGAGCGCCTGCCGCCGGGTGGCGGCTTCGCATTCTCGATCGAGCGCAGCGCCGGCGATGCCACCGAGCTGCCGGCCGAGACCGGCCGCTACCGCCACGCGCCTGCAGCGCTGCGCGCGCAGCTGGCAGCCTGTGGTTTCGTTGGGATTGCGGAGCAGCAGGTCGCCATCCGCCTCGAAAAGGGCGAGCCGGTGGCCGGCGTGCTGATGCTGGCCACGCGGCCGGGCTGA